CTGTCATCGTAGTGTCTGTGTGAATAATCTCTAGTTCAGCTTATATAGACGAGTTCATTGTAATCAACATTTTATAAAAAGGATGGGATAACATGGCTAAAGACGGAATGTTTTATGCACCAAAAAGTGTAACAAAAGAGGTCGTATGTGGTCCGGGTGAGTTCACTATTGCTGCTGTTGCGCTGGATCATGGACACATCTACGGCATGGTTGGGGGATTGTTGGAGGCTGGAGCTACCCTCAAGTGGGTATATGATCCGGACCCGGCGAAGGTAGAGGCATTTCGGAAGCAGTTCCCACAGGCTCAAGTCGCTGGATCTGAAGCCGAAGTGCTCGCCGATGATGAAGTGTTATTGGTGGCAAGTGCAGCGATCACTTCAGATCGTGCGCCGCTTGGTATGAGAGTTCTGGCCGCAGGCAAGGATTATTTTACAGACAAAGCCCCATTTACCACGCTGGAGCAATTAAAGCTTGCACGAGAAGAAGTGAAGCGAACGGGCAAAAAGTACATGGTGTATTACAGTGAACGACTGCATGTAGAAAGTGCGATCTATGCGGGGCAGCTCATTGAACAGGGGGCAATCGGCAAAGTAGTGCAAGTTATGGGTACAGGCCCGCATCGCTTAAATGCCGGAGGAAGACCCGACTGGTTCTTCAAGCATGAGCAGTATGGAGGTATTCT
The window above is part of the Paenibacillus sp. 1781tsa1 genome. Proteins encoded here:
- a CDS encoding Gfo/Idh/MocA family protein, with translation MAKDGMFYAPKSVTKEVVCGPGEFTIAAVALDHGHIYGMVGGLLEAGATLKWVYDPDPAKVEAFRKQFPQAQVAGSEAEVLADDEVLLVASAAITSDRAPLGMRVLAAGKDYFTDKAPFTTLEQLKLAREEVKRTGKKYMVYYSERLHVESAIYAGQLIEQGAIGKVVQVMGTGPHRLNAGGRPDWFFKHEQYGGILCDIGSHQIEQFLTFASCTDAEVGFSRVHNFNHPQFPELEDFGEASLIGDNGASGYFRVDWFTPDGLGTWGDGRTVILGTDGYIELRKYIDVAREPEGDQVYLVNHEGEFRYSVKGKVGYPFFGQLIRDCLDRTETAMTQEHAFKAAELCLIAQHKAMSERVVWSSGAK